A single region of the Klebsiella quasivariicola genome encodes:
- the traW gene encoding conjugal transfer protein TraW, which produces MIKIGNAKRSVMAVSILAFSVQSAFAYTVNVNSSIPISTQVMPALSTANGLLGNIQATLINIGTAISQQGDRQAALMQQVAETNRQFEVEQKRNDRLLQAQDKYRVPDDICAQSIGGGAAGVSSAAAGGQRTLGSASSAKDVKAIFEVPARATDVDASSTAEVHSQYCDSSDYAAFGGTSFCPSVSDMPRADTSLSSLLYGAGKEGKAPDLTFTDEQTDAALRYMKNTALRSAGRQLSRGEVKGASGRIYLGMIQQYQALTDAAAQPQMEMIANSKPNPATDAALADARKVPEVESYFQATASNRAKQLNRMSAREFEEFEVGRRYSNPAYQATLTNKNTEDLMREQINIANLNNWLVLKTKQQLEKQNVLLGQILANDAYQTYKPMLAAQLESVNAGVSRK; this is translated from the coding sequence ATGATAAAAATCGGAAACGCAAAACGGTCAGTGATGGCCGTTTCAATTCTGGCCTTCAGCGTACAGTCAGCATTTGCCTATACGGTCAACGTTAACAGCAGCATTCCCATCTCAACGCAGGTTATGCCGGCGTTGAGCACAGCTAATGGCCTGTTAGGTAACATCCAGGCCACGCTGATTAACATTGGTACGGCAATCAGCCAGCAGGGCGATCGCCAGGCAGCATTAATGCAGCAGGTGGCTGAAACTAACCGACAGTTCGAAGTCGAGCAAAAACGTAATGACCGGCTGCTGCAGGCACAGGATAAGTACCGTGTTCCGGATGATATTTGTGCGCAGTCTATTGGCGGTGGTGCCGCGGGGGTATCCTCTGCGGCCGCTGGCGGTCAGCGAACGCTGGGAAGCGCCAGTTCTGCGAAAGATGTAAAGGCCATTTTTGAAGTGCCGGCACGCGCAACCGACGTGGACGCTTCTTCAACGGCCGAAGTTCACAGCCAGTATTGCGACAGTTCGGATTATGCTGCATTTGGCGGGACTTCATTCTGCCCAAGTGTATCTGACATGCCGCGGGCAGATACGTCGCTGAGCTCGTTGCTTTATGGCGCCGGCAAAGAAGGCAAGGCACCTGATCTGACGTTTACAGATGAGCAGACAGATGCGGCGCTGCGTTATATGAAAAATACCGCGTTGCGCAGTGCTGGTCGTCAGCTGAGTCGTGGGGAAGTTAAAGGCGCCAGCGGGCGAATTTACCTGGGCATGATTCAGCAATACCAGGCGCTCACCGACGCGGCCGCACAACCTCAGATGGAAATGATCGCCAACTCCAAACCGAACCCGGCCACTGATGCCGCGCTTGCAGATGCACGCAAAGTGCCGGAAGTCGAATCCTATTTCCAGGCGACGGCCAGTAACAGGGCGAAACAGCTTAACCGTATGTCTGCCAGAGAGTTTGAGGAATTCGAAGTAGGTCGCCGTTACAGCAACCCTGCTTACCAGGCGACGTTGACCAACAAGAACACCGAAGATTTGATGCGTGAGCAAATCAATATCGCCAATCTGAACAACTGGTTAGTGCTGAAAACCAAACAGCAGCTGGAGAAACAAAATGTGCTGCTTGGCCAGATCCTGGCGAACGACGCATATCAAACATACAAACCGATGCTGGCAGCACAGCTGGAGAGTGTGAACGCGGGAGTATCCAGAAAATGA
- a CDS encoding DotA/TraY family protein: MSKLKRLLLSLFVVASPSYSADLGIDGITEAAKRSGDLSRQMLHTVFGEVVNNPFSPSGDGLLNNVFFTVNEVIAILALVYMGIISIKKLHQAGQLGSFIEGDGNNAFKIVKTTFGWLLLVPTVVGWSVAQLLFLWCGSIIGVGSANVIADKTASELASGKAVYIAPVMPEMASVAKGMFETNLCTLGVNQGIAQMEASGQHYENNARMQYQTGDSTYSISVNNGSAVCGTVSLPQRPAGWTSIFASGYADSVYSVQQQATDTLWGKMKTAAEQFNAAYMAKMRSGDGELPDVESAIQTAARDYQLQVQHAANSAAGDDEIVQKMESDIKEKGWLYLGVYYHTLATANTEMKDVANLKPVVSGMSNDGDIGSIDYFKGLFQAYHSQLKNSNYTPPLGTESNALARNIDQKSLENAATTGDGTSLITKIFDFNVTNWLATSNYGTGDGYSDVTNPLLKMKAIGDYTLGVAEVGLASWTAINVAVKVSEGKSLPGFAAGMMNKLTGIRDAIAGVLESVSFLVYPLFYSLFGIGLALSIWLPFIPMIYWFVAMADWLVTLMTGVLASSLWAATHINIGQSNDERSTYGYVFLIDVMIRPMLMVMGFIFASLAIVALGTALNMMFKFAMEQVQSDSFTGLLSSIGFLMLYARLCTGMVARVFALPARMPNYVINWIGQKMNDSVLGDMQNHVHDIFAAFGRGAKNMNRNNPKQFNPDAGVDKSKDGIKGA; the protein is encoded by the coding sequence ATGAGTAAATTAAAAAGGTTGCTTCTATCTCTTTTCGTTGTGGCGTCGCCTTCATATTCAGCGGATTTGGGGATTGATGGCATAACTGAAGCGGCTAAACGTTCAGGTGACCTATCGCGTCAAATGTTACATACCGTATTTGGTGAGGTAGTTAATAATCCGTTTAGCCCTTCCGGCGATGGCTTGCTTAATAACGTTTTCTTCACTGTCAACGAAGTTATAGCGATTCTTGCCCTCGTCTATATGGGGATAATCAGCATTAAGAAACTTCACCAGGCAGGTCAGTTGGGAAGTTTTATTGAGGGTGATGGCAACAACGCATTCAAAATTGTTAAAACGACTTTTGGGTGGTTGTTGCTTGTACCTACCGTTGTCGGTTGGTCTGTGGCACAGCTGCTTTTTCTATGGTGCGGTTCAATCATTGGCGTAGGATCTGCCAATGTTATTGCAGACAAAACTGCTTCGGAATTAGCGAGTGGTAAAGCTGTCTATATAGCCCCTGTTATGCCAGAAATGGCGTCTGTTGCAAAAGGGATGTTTGAAACAAACCTTTGTACTTTGGGTGTAAATCAGGGGATTGCTCAAATGGAGGCTTCTGGCCAACATTATGAGAATAACGCCAGAATGCAATACCAAACAGGTGATAGCACATATTCGATATCTGTAAACAACGGCTCAGCTGTATGTGGGACCGTTTCGCTGCCACAACGTCCAGCAGGATGGACTTCTATCTTCGCTAGCGGTTATGCGGATTCCGTCTACAGCGTTCAGCAACAAGCAACGGACACGTTGTGGGGAAAAATGAAGACTGCTGCAGAACAGTTTAATGCAGCATATATGGCAAAAATGCGTTCCGGGGACGGTGAGCTGCCAGATGTTGAAAGCGCGATCCAGACTGCTGCGCGTGATTATCAGCTTCAGGTTCAACATGCTGCTAATTCAGCAGCCGGTGACGACGAAATTGTTCAAAAAATGGAGTCGGATATCAAAGAGAAAGGGTGGCTATATCTTGGTGTGTACTATCACACATTAGCTACTGCGAATACCGAGATGAAAGATGTTGCTAACCTGAAGCCGGTAGTTTCAGGAATGAGTAACGATGGCGATATCGGCTCTATCGATTACTTTAAAGGCTTGTTCCAGGCTTACCATTCTCAGCTGAAAAATAGTAATTATACGCCGCCTCTTGGCACCGAATCTAACGCACTTGCAAGGAACATTGATCAAAAAAGCCTTGAAAATGCCGCCACAACTGGAGACGGAACGTCCCTTATTACAAAAATTTTCGACTTCAACGTTACAAACTGGCTTGCAACGAGTAACTACGGCACTGGTGATGGTTACAGTGACGTGACCAACCCTTTACTCAAAATGAAAGCTATCGGCGATTACACGTTAGGTGTAGCTGAGGTTGGACTCGCCAGTTGGACCGCTATCAATGTTGCAGTGAAGGTTTCAGAAGGGAAGAGTCTACCCGGTTTTGCTGCGGGAATGATGAACAAACTTACAGGGATTCGAGATGCTATTGCTGGCGTATTAGAATCGGTTTCGTTCTTGGTTTACCCGCTGTTTTATAGCCTCTTTGGTATCGGTCTTGCGCTATCTATCTGGCTGCCGTTTATACCGATGATTTATTGGTTTGTAGCTATGGCAGATTGGCTGGTTACGCTTATGACAGGTGTATTGGCGTCTTCCCTGTGGGCAGCTACCCATATCAACATTGGCCAGAGTAATGATGAGCGGAGTACATATGGTTATGTGTTCCTTATCGATGTAATGATTCGGCCGATGCTCATGGTAATGGGGTTTATTTTTGCTTCACTGGCCATCGTAGCTTTGGGAACGGCGTTAAACATGATGTTTAAATTCGCTATGGAACAGGTCCAGTCTGACTCTTTCACTGGCCTGCTGTCATCGATCGGATTTTTGATGTTATATGCAAGGCTTTGCACAGGTATGGTGGCTCGCGTATTTGCACTTCCTGCGAGGATGCCGAACTATGTTATAAACTGGATTGGACAGAAGATGAACGATTCAGTGTTGGGTGATATGCAGAACCATGTTCATGACATCTTTGCTGCGTTCGGTCGTGGAGCCAAAAATATGAACCGTAACAACCCTAAGCAATTTAATCCTGACGCAGGTGTAGATAAGAGCAAGGACGGCATCAAAGGAGCTTAA